A stretch of Arachis hypogaea cultivar Tifrunner chromosome 15, arahy.Tifrunner.gnm2.J5K5, whole genome shotgun sequence DNA encodes these proteins:
- the LOC112751249 gene encoding cell division protein FtsY homolog, chloroplastic, with protein MASSSSSMCASYSSVISRPFYNSQPQFAFFRTGKLGSVPDSGGRFRCMAGQTGFFTKLGRLIKEKAKSDVEKIFSGGFTKTRKNLAVIDELLLYWNLSDTDRVLDELEEALLVSDFGPKITIKIVENLREDILSGKLKSGTEIKEALKQNVLDLLTTKVSKTELQLGFRKPAVIMIVGVNGGGKTTSLGKLAYRLKKEGAKILMAAGDTFRAAAGDQLEIWAERTDCEIVRAESEKAKASSVLTQAVKKGKELGFDIVLCDTSGRLHTNYSLMEELISCKKAVSKVVAGAPNEILLVLDGTTGLNMLPQAREFNEVVGVTGLILTKLDGSARGGCVVSVVDELGIPVKFVGVGERVEDLQPFDAEAFVNAIFS; from the exons atggcttcttcttcttcttcgatgtGCGCTTCTTACTCTTCAGTAATCTCGAGACCTTTTTATAATTCTCAACCGCAATTCGCGTTCTTCCGTACCGGGAAACTCGGTTCGGTTCCCGATTCGGGTGGGCGGTTCAGGTGTATGGCTGGTCAAACCGGATTCTTCACGAAGCTTGGGAGGCTAATAAAGGAGAAGGCGAAGAGCGACGTTGAGAAGATATTCTCCGGCGGGTTCACGAAGACGCGGAAAAACCTCGCCGTCATCGACGAGCTTCTTCTCTATTGGAATCTCTCCGACACCGATCGAGTACTCGACGAGCTCGAAGAG GCTCTTTTGGTGTCTGATTTTGGACCAAAAATCACTATTAAGATAGTGGAGAATTTGCGTGAGGATATATTGTCAGGGAAGCTCAAATCAGGCACTGAGATAAAG GAAGCACTGAAACAGAATGTCTTGGATTTGTTGACGACTAAGGTGAGTAAAACTGAACTTCAACTTGGATTCAG GAAGCCAGCTGTAATAATGATAGTTGGTGTTAATGGTGGTGGAAAGACAACATCTCTGG GAAAGCTGGCGTATAGACTGAAGAAAGAAGGGGCAAAG ATACTGATGGCTGCTGGTGATACATTTAGAGCAGCTGCTGGTGATCAGCTAGAGATATGGGCTGAAAGGACTGATTGTGAGATTGTTAGGGCTGAATCAGAGAAAGCCAAAGCATCATCAG TGCTTACACAAGCtgtgaaaaagggaaaagaacTAGGTTTCGATATTGTTTTATGCGATACATCTGGAC GTTTACACACTAATTACAGCCTAATGGAAGAATTGATTTCTTGTAAAAAGGCAGTGAGCAAAGTCGTTGCTGGTGCCCCTAAT GAGATCCTACTGGTTCTGGATGGAACTACAGGTTTGAATATGCTGCCACAGGCAAGAGAGTTCAATGAG GTTGTAGGTGTTACGGGTTTAATTTTGACCAAGCTGGATGGTTCTGCAAGAGGCGGCTGTGTG GTCAGTGTTGTTGATGAGCTTGGAATCCCTGTTAAATTTGTGGGTGTTGGTGAACGTGTAGAAGACCTTCAACCCTTTGATGCAGAGGCCTTTGTCAATGCCATCTTTTCGTAA